The DNA segment GCCCTTCTCCGACAAGAAGACGGTGATCGGCTCACGCTCGATCAGCGCGTCCACCGGCACGACGATCTCGGCCGGGGCCTCGCCCACCTCGGTCCGGCGTTCACCCAGTGCGGTTGAGCGGCCGAACTTCTTGTCGATGTCGGCCACTTCCTTCTTGATGGTCTTCCAGCGCTTGGCCGGGTTCTCCAGCAGCTCCAGCAGCTCCGTCCGCTCCTTCGTCAGGGCGTCGTGCTCCTTGCGCAGCTCGAACTCCTCAAGCTTGCGCAGGCTGCGCAGCCGCATGTTCAGGATGGCTTCGGCCTGAACGTCGGTCAGATCGAAGGTGCGCATCAGCTCCCTCTTGGGCTCATCCTCCTCGCGGATGATGCGGATCACCTCATCCAGGTTCAGATAGGCGATCAGATAGCCGCCCAGCACTTCCAGCCGGTGGTCGATCTTGCCCAGCCTGTGGCGGGAGCGCCGCTCCAGAACCTCCATCCGGTGGTCCAGGAAGGCGAACAGGGCCTGGCGCAGGTTCATCACCCGCGGCACCAGCCCGCCATCCAGCACATTCATGTTCAGGCTGAAGCGGGTTTCCAGGTCGGTGGCCCGGAACATCTGCTCCATCATCACGGCGGGATCGACGTTCCGGCTCTTCGGCACCAGGACCAGCCGGATATCCTCCGCCGACTCGTCGCGCACATCCTCCAGCAGGGGCAGCTTCCGCTCCGCCAGCAGCTCGGCGATCTTCTCCACCAGCCGGGACTTCTGGACCTGATAGGGAATGTGGGTGACCACCACCTGCCAGGTGCCGTTGGCCAGCGGCTCCTTCTCCCACTTGGCGCGGGTGCGGAAGGCGCCGCGGCCGGTGGCGTAGGCCTCGATGATGGCGTCCCGGCTCTCCACCAGCGTGCCGCCGGTCGGGAAGTCCGGCCCGCGCACCCAGGATACCAGCGTCTCCGCGATCTCCCGCTCGGCCGTGAGCCTGGCGGCTCCTTCCAGGGCGATGAGCTTGCGGTCCCATTCCTCCCGCTTGACGATGCAGAGGTTCAGGGCGCCGCACAGCTCCGCCACGTTGTGGGGCGGGATGCTGGTGGCCATGCCCACGGCGATGCCCGCGGCCCCGTTGGCCAGCAGGTTCGGGAAGGCGGCCGGCATGACGATGGGCTCTTCGCCCTCGCCGTCGTAGGTGGCGCGGAAATCGACGGCATCCTCATCGATCCCGGCCAGGATCGCCTTGGACACCTCCGTCAGCTTCGCCTCGGTGTAGCGCATGGCCGCGGCATTATCGCCGTCGATATTGCCGAAGTTCCCCTGCCCCTCGACCAGCGGATAGCGTGCGGCGAAGTCCTGTGCCAAGCGCACCAGCGCGTCATAGACAGACTGGTCGCCATGGGGGTGGAACTTGCCGATCACGTCGCCGACCACGCGGGCCGACTTCTTCGGCGGCGTGGATGGGTCCAGCTTCAACTGGCTCATGGCGAAGAGCAGCCGGCGGTGAACCGGCTTCAGCCCGTCACGCACATCCGGCAGGGAGCGGGAAACGATGGTGGAGAGGGCATAGGACAGGTAACGCTCACCCAGCGCATCGGCGAGGCGCTTGTCCAATATCTCAAAAGCTGCGTCTGTCATCCCTCGTTTATACCAGATTTTGTGTGCGTTCGGGTATAGCGTTCTGCGAAACGGACCCGCGCCGGCGGCACTTCCACATGGCGTTGGGCGAAGACGTGGCGGTCCAGGAAATGGCCGGTCAGGTCCAGGCCCTGCTTCACCTCTTCCGGCCCGCCGGCGCTCAACCCCACCAGGAAGCGGGGCAGCGGCAGCAGCTTCTCCTTGAAGGGCTCCGCCGCGGAGAGGGAGACGGCGCGGCCGGTCCTGGGGCTCACATAGGCGAGTTGGTCGTTCTCGGCAATGCCGGTCGCGGCGCATCGCTCCAGGTCCAGGCCGAAGCCCAGCTCCTCCAGCAGACCGATCTCCCACCGCACATAAATCTCCGCCCACACCTCCGTCTGGAGGGCGGCGAAGAGGGCCAGTGTCGCGTCATAGAGGCCGGGATGAGGCTCCCGCTCCGCCAGCCCCGCATCCAGCAGGGCGCAGGCCGAGGATAGGGCCGCCAGCCGCAACGGCTCGTCCAGCAGGCCCGCGGCGGTGGCCCTCTCCATCTCCAGCGT comes from the Indioceanicola profundi genome and includes:
- the parC gene encoding DNA topoisomerase IV subunit A produces the protein MTDAAFEILDKRLADALGERYLSYALSTIVSRSLPDVRDGLKPVHRRLLFAMSQLKLDPSTPPKKSARVVGDVIGKFHPHGDQSVYDALVRLAQDFAARYPLVEGQGNFGNIDGDNAAAMRYTEAKLTEVSKAILAGIDEDAVDFRATYDGEGEEPIVMPAAFPNLLANGAAGIAVGMATSIPPHNVAELCGALNLCIVKREEWDRKLIALEGAARLTAEREIAETLVSWVRGPDFPTGGTLVESRDAIIEAYATGRGAFRTRAKWEKEPLANGTWQVVVTHIPYQVQKSRLVEKIAELLAERKLPLLEDVRDESAEDIRLVLVPKSRNVDPAVMMEQMFRATDLETRFSLNMNVLDGGLVPRVMNLRQALFAFLDHRMEVLERRSRHRLGKIDHRLEVLGGYLIAYLNLDEVIRIIREEDEPKRELMRTFDLTDVQAEAILNMRLRSLRKLEEFELRKEHDALTKERTELLELLENPAKRWKTIKKEVADIDKKFGRSTALGERRTEVGEAPAEIVVPVDALIEREPITVFLSEKGWIRAVKGHIPPAEAAEAKYKEGDQAGFVLHAETTDKLLLFTSTGKFYTLGADKLPRGRGFGEPIRIMVDMGDAEVVNLRVHKPGQVLLVASSDGRGFQVPSDDVIAQTRAGKQVLTTGDGAVAALCVPVEGDAVAVIGNNRKLLVFKLEELPSLARGKGVQLQKYKDASLADVKTFKLEEGLTWQLGERTRTVSMPELGGWIAFRGSVGKLPPNGFPKNNRFSG
- the recO gene encoding DNA repair protein RecO; this encodes MDWIDEGIVLSNRPHGETASTAVLLTREHGRHAGLVHGGQGRAMRPVLEPGSRVAARWRARLADQLGHYTLEMERATAAGLLDEPLRLAALSSACALLDAGLAEREPHPGLYDATLALFAALQTEVWAEIYVRWEIGLLEELGFGLDLERCAATGIAENDQLAYVSPRTGRAVSLSAAEPFKEKLLPLPRFLVGLSAGGPEEVKQGLDLTGHFLDRHVFAQRHVEVPPARVRFAERYTRTHTKSGINEG